In Lolium rigidum isolate FL_2022 chromosome 3, APGP_CSIRO_Lrig_0.1, whole genome shotgun sequence, the genomic window TCTCAGATTTAAGCGATTTTGATACAAGGTAGAATGGTGGTAGGACCGTAGGAATATTTCGCGTGCGAGGATTGCATCCCAGATTATTTCTTTTGCGATTCCTCTGCACAACAATGAAAGTTTCCTCTTTTTTTCCTGCGAAAAAGTTCCCATTTACTCGAAACTGTACGAACTGATCCCCCCCGCTCATACGATCTCTCCATTCCGATGAGAGGGAAGTCCTCGTGTCTAtcaattgcttttttttttgcggggcgtGTCTATCAATTGCTGACTTATCACTTTATCAGTCTGTGCGCCACTCGGTTTTGTTTATAGGGTTTTTGTGGTTTCTGTGATTGAAAAGATCCATCTTTTTCCCCTTGGTGGATGCGTTCCATATCCTAGAATTGGACCCGCCTGTGTTAATTTTGCCTTATAGCATCCATAGACTTCGTGTTTCCTTGGATGGTTAGCTCGGATGCCGCAGTACTTTGTCAAAATACTGACCTGTATAGGTGAAATTGCAGCACTAGCTGAACACCTTATACATAGGACACTCTCATTTGTATATATTTATTGATGGTCCATTCAACCTAATATATGTTCTAATTCTTTTGTGCATCCTGGACCCTAGAGTAGTTGAATGAGGCCATGATAATTTTCGTTTCGGGATTTCAACTGTGCTATGCTGTTTTGATTCATATGTTGTTCATGTTGACACATTGATACTGCGGAGTAaggatttttgtttttgttttagtttATGTTACAGTAACCCACCCACCTATTTGGTGAAGAAATTCTTGCTTCTCTGGCACTTGAGCTCATGCTACAAGCATCACGGCCATACTGCAGTACTGCATGTTTGGTTAATCTTATTCCAGGTGACAATGGGAAAACCTGGTAAATCTGACCACCTTTTAGATTTACCAACCTGATCACTTTCCTCCCAAATCATTTTGTAGCTATGTTATGCATAATCTGTTACTTATGCATCCTCATAATCCCCGTAAATAGGAATTTGAACTGTTTCTAATTGTATCAGTAACTGTTTATCGGGCATTAGCTTGATGTATTGTTGTGGCATGGGTGGAGGGGAGTTTGTGCAATATAAAAAAGTTGGtgttttcttcttcctttttgatGTATTCTAATAACTATGTAATTGAATCTTGCTGTGCTAATTTCGTGCTAGAGATTTTAATTGAGATATCTTGTGGTTGTTGTGGTCTTATAACGCAATAAAATTCTTACCTTGTGTTATTTTCTTCTTTATAATTGCTTTTCTGGTGGTTTGCTTTCAATATTGACCGACGTGTGCTAACTCATGTCACAGGACTGGGTTAGCGATAGCGATGACAGTGATAAGTTTGAGTGGGGAAGTGATAGCGAGGCTGAGTCCTCATGGGCTCCGAAATTGAGGAAATTGGATGCTCCTGGCCCGTCCATGCAGGTACGTCAGGTAGTAACAGATATAAAAAATGTGTATTTCATCACAGGAGCCACGACTTATCATTATTATGATCATGGTGTGATATTTGTTCGTGCAATTGTCTAAAGGATTCTAATGGGTGGGTCAATGGGCAAGCAACATCTACTTCTTTAGTCGAGGTATATGTGGGAATGGGTTTCCCAAAAGAGATGGTCATGAAGTGTATTAAGCAGATTGGTAATACTAAAGGTAATTAGTTTcatttcatttgtcttgtttgTGTTTGCACATTTTGCTCCAATCGAGGATTTTGCTTTCAGGGCATAGTAATGAAAATGCATTGCTCGAGCTGCTTCTCTCATATAAGGTATTCTCCGTGCTCTACTACTGAGTTTATTATATGATGCCCTTGTTTTGTGGTGGAAATGATTGTGTATTCCAATTGGTCATGTGAAATGCAGGTACTAGGTGAAGACGCTGCAGTGGGTAATTGCTCTGCCTCTGGCTGCACCCCGCCGAGtgttgaagatgatgatgattttGACTTTGAAAACTGGGATGTCGATGACGATGCTGGTGCTAGAGAGCACAACTCTGATAGTTCTGGTGATGAGGTAGATGATACATTATCTTTAGTTCGTAAGCTGAGAATTTTGTTACCATATATGTATGCACACATGTGAAATCTTTGCACTGCATTCCCTGATAACTTCTCCTATGGTTCCTTCTTAACGAGTGCCATGCATACTTGAGCACCCAATTTAGTACTGTTTGAGCTTTGTTTATTTTGCTCCCAGCCTTTCATCAGTGTAGAATTGCATTGCGAGGTTTCAGTACTTGATTTGTTTTACTCAGAGTTCTCATCATGTTTAAGTTTATCATGTACGAGTGTAATGTTTTACGAAGTGAGTATACCAATACTCTGGGAGTAATCATGTGATCTGGAAAGTAGTAGAAAATGAGTGTATTATTGTCCTGCTTGTCTGTATTTTTCATAAATCAGAGAATTCAGATCTATTAGACACGCTTGTTTTCTCTTCAGTTACTATGCATTTGAATATTTACAAGACTCAGGACTTGTGGTGTTATGACGCTACGAGAAAATCATATTACAGGTGCTTTAGCCAATAGAAGGGGCTACACATACTGCAGGCACTTTAATGTGTAGAAATATGCTCTTTGATTTTTTGTGTACTCCAAGATATAATGTACAATCTGACTGAACTCAGAAGAGTTTAGAAGAATAGAAGCTGAACTTAAAGCGCTGAATACTAAAGAAACAAGCAAGAATGTAGCTGGACCTAAATAATTATATCATGCACTGAAGTAAAGGTTGTGCTGCGACCCGTCTGATCACATTTCCGCAAAATCAAAGGAGGGTCAAGAAATAGGATGCAAGCTAGGACGAATAATGGTCTTTCAGTCTTAAATGACATAGTTCAAGATTCTTATCTTGACTTATAAAAACGCGGGATTCAAGGCTTAAATGAcattatctaaaaaaaaggtTCCAGATCTTTTTGACTTTCAGTTacagaaaatgatgatattactgaAAAAGGGCAGCACATACCACACTAGTTGCATCAAACTTCCCTCCAGGACTAGCCTCAAGAAAAATAAATATCTACCTGTTAGAGCCAAGAAAAATGAAGGATTCGATCCATACATGTTCTTATAGAAATGCATACATGGAGTCACTAATTCAGAAATCTCAGAGTGAAACATATGTGATGTCCAATTTTCTTACAAGTGTATTCATAGATCAGACCCACAAGTTATGCAAATAGAATGAGTGAAGAAAATATTGTATGGTTCAATCCTATATTCCTATTCATGTCTAGATATATGTAATGACTGAATTCAACAAGTAGGGAAATACTATGGAGCGTTTGATCTCTATTACACATGCTCAGCAAAAAATATCTTGAATGCTAGCAAGGAAATGAACCTGAAATAGGGTGGCATGGGAATGTTGTCATCAGTCTTATCATGAAGATGCACCTAGTTTCCTCATCATCCATCAGTTCTGAAATCGGGATGAAGAGACGGTATAGCCGTGTTTCATCGCTGCTACGCATCCAGCACAGTGTCGTTTTAATTATGAAACAGCAAATTTGGACATGTAATTTCAGTTTATTCCAGCATGACCAGAAGTACTTATATTACCTTTATGTTGTTTCGAGTGTAAGATGACAAGAATTTGTATTCATGCATATAACAGTTCTTGTATTAATGTCCTTCTCAAATATCACCAGAGAAAAAAACTGACTTCCTAAATGATCTCATTAATTTGATTCTTGAAtagtttttctctctctttttcttgggTAGTCAGTGCTATTCATCTCTTGATCATTGATTAGCTGTTGTCCCCTTTCTTTTCTCTGTTCATGTAGATGTCGCTGATCACTATGCAGTTGTATTTTTCATCAGCAGTCAGTTAGTTGGCATTAAAAAATCTGTTAGATGTAGCAAGTGTTTTCTAATCTCGGGTTTTGTTGTGCTTTGTGCAGGATTTTCTACAAGAGATGTCAGAGAAGGACATGAAGTTGAAAACATTACTGGGCATGGGATTTCCTGAAGATGAAGCCAATGTGGCTATTACAAGATGTGGTATGACTTGTGTGGAAATTTCTGGATTTAATTCACTATTCACTGTTAGGTACACGTACATGTATATACACAAACATGTGGGCCTATGGACCacttacacacacacacagcacatACATGGTATGCCACTTTTTTCGAAATAGATGTGATCACACTTTCTTCGAAAGGGACCTTTATGTTGTATATTTTTGCGTACATTTTTCTAGGTGTGGATGCTGCTCTCTCTTTATTAATTGATTCTATCTCGGCATCACAGTACGCAGGAGGTCATGAGGTAGTTTTTTTGATCCGATTACATTTGAATAAGAAAACTGCTTCGCTCTTTTAATTTGATGTAAGGACACTGTAATCTTTGTATGTTTGGCAGGTTATGAATGGATGCTTCTATTCTGCTGGAGAGAGAAGGAAAGAAAAATTGATGGAACAGACCAAGAATAAGATGAAGCGGTATAGAGGTGGAGCACAAGGCAATCGAGCCCCCTTGGATGGTAGCGATGATGAAGAAATGCCTATTCCAAAGCCTATGGTTGGATTTAACCTTCCTGGTTATATGCGATCAGTGGTCAGAATGATTCCTGAACAAGCTAGGGGACCACCTTTTTTCTACTATGAAAATGTGGCCCTAGCTCCAAAAGGTGCATGGCCAGAAATTTCAAGATTTCTGCATGACAGTCAACCAGAATTTGTGGACTCTAAGCACTTGTGTGCAGCTGCCAGGAAAAGAGGATACATCCATAATTTGCCAATTGATAACAGATCACCTCTCCGTCCCCTCCCTCCAAAGACCATATTTGAGGCCTTCCCTCATTATAAGAAGTGGTGGCCTTCCTGGGATCCAAGGAGGCAGCTCAACTGCCTGCAGACTTGTGTGGGAAGTGCAAAGCTGTCAGGCCGGATTCAATGTGCTCTTGCAAGCTCAGACAATCCACCGGCTAGAAGTATTCAGAAATATGTCATGAAAGAGTGCAGAAAATGGAATCTTGTCTGGGTTGGAAAGAACAAGGCTGCTCCGTTGGAGCCTCAGGAGTATGAAGATCTACTTGGTTACCCGAGAGACCATACTAGGGTACTTGGCAGGGCAGAGAGATACAAAGCTCTCGGCAACGCATTCCAAGTTGATTTAGTCGCTTACCACTTGTCAGTGCTCAGAAACATGTTTCCCAATGGTGTTAATGT contains:
- the LOC124702714 gene encoding DNA (cytosine-5)-methyltransferase DRM2-like isoform X1, with product MVDWVSDSDDSDKFEWGSDSEAESSWAPKLRKLDAPGPSMQVRQDSNGWVNGQATSTSLVEVYVGMGFPKEMVMKCIKQIGNTKGHSNENALLELLLSYKVLGEDAAVGNCSASGCTPPSVEDDDDFDFENWDVDDDAGAREHNSDSSGDEDFLQEMSEKDMKLKTLLGMGFPEDEANVAITRCGVDAALSLLIDSISASQYAGGHEVMNGCFYSAGERRKEKLMEQTKNKMKRYRGGAQGNRAPLDGSDDEEMPIPKPMVGFNLPGYMRSVVRMIPEQARGPPFFYYENVALAPKGAWPEISRFLHDSQPEFVDSKHLCAAARKRGYIHNLPIDNRSPLRPLPPKTIFEAFPHYKKWWPSWDPRRQLNCLQTCVGSAKLSGRIQCALASSDNPPARSIQKYVMKECRKWNLVWVGKNKAAPLEPQEYEDLLGYPRDHTRVLGRAERYKALGNAFQVDLVAYHLSVLRNMFPNGVNVLSLFSGIGGAEVALHRLGIHMRTVVSVEISEDSRRVLRGWWDQTQTGTLIEIADVKSLSNDRIASFVSTFGGFDLVIGGSPCNNLAGSNRHHRDGLKGDKSILFYHYSRILRAVKSSMARL
- the LOC124702714 gene encoding DNA (cytosine-5)-methyltransferase DRM2-like isoform X2 gives rise to the protein MVDWVSDSDDSDKFEWGSDSEAESSWAPKLRKLDAPGPSMQDSNGWVNGQATSTSLVEVYVGMGFPKEMVMKCIKQIGNTKGHSNENALLELLLSYKVLGEDAAVGNCSASGCTPPSVEDDDDFDFENWDVDDDAGAREHNSDSSGDEDFLQEMSEKDMKLKTLLGMGFPEDEANVAITRCGVDAALSLLIDSISASQYAGGHEVMNGCFYSAGERRKEKLMEQTKNKMKRYRGGAQGNRAPLDGSDDEEMPIPKPMVGFNLPGYMRSVVRMIPEQARGPPFFYYENVALAPKGAWPEISRFLHDSQPEFVDSKHLCAAARKRGYIHNLPIDNRSPLRPLPPKTIFEAFPHYKKWWPSWDPRRQLNCLQTCVGSAKLSGRIQCALASSDNPPARSIQKYVMKECRKWNLVWVGKNKAAPLEPQEYEDLLGYPRDHTRVLGRAERYKALGNAFQVDLVAYHLSVLRNMFPNGVNVLSLFSGIGGAEVALHRLGIHMRTVVSVEISEDSRRVLRGWWDQTQTGTLIEIADVKSLSNDRIASFVSTFGGFDLVIGGSPCNNLAGSNRHHRDGLKGDKSILFYHYSRILRAVKSSMARL